Genomic DNA from Mycobacteroides chelonae CCUG 47445:
GAGACGCCTCACCATCACCCTCCGACGCAACCTTGCCAAGTACCTGAAAAATCAAGGCATCTCGCCTAGTTCGGTGAAGGTCAGCTTCGTGAAAGTCGTGGAGATGCAGGCCCGCGCCATCCCGCATATCCACGCCCTCATCCGCCTCGATCCCACAGACCCCGAGACCGTGACGGTGGGTGACCACAAAGCCCGCGGCCACGCCGCCACTCGTGGTGGTGGGGAGCACCGTCACGACACCGGCCATCTCTGGGAGTCGCCCGTCACTGCCGCTGAACTGGCAGCACTCATCCAACAATCAGCACGCACCGCCACCCTGGACATTCCCGACCCGCGCGCCGACAACGACGCAGAGGCCCCAACGGTAAACGTACGATTCGGTACTCAGATCGACACGCAACCAATCACCTCTGAAGGTGCTGTGGATCAACATGATTCACCGGAAAACAGTATCGCCACCGGGCGGTTGTCGCCTCGTCGGGTTGCGGGATACCTCGCAAAGTACGTCACCAAATCCTTACAAGAACTCGGTATCAGCGCCCGCCGACTCTCGGGCGAAGCCATTTCGGACCTTGACGTGACTGACCACGTACGGACCATCCTGACCACTATTGAGCATCTGGCGGGCCGTGCCTGCGACCTCGGCATAGAGTCGCTGACGGGAATCGGGCGTTGGCTGCACACCCTCGGTTACCGAGGGCATATCACCACTAAATCCCGCCGCTACTCAACTACCCTCGGCGAACTCCGCGCCCGCCGCGCCACTTGGACCCGCCAACGGAATGTGTCAGTTCGCCAGGAGCTCGGGTACGTTGAAAGCGTTGATTCCCAAAATGATTGGGGCGTGTGCTGGGAGTTCGACCGCGCCGGATATACCAGCCTAGGTGACCGGGCTTTGGTCATCAGCGCGGCCTACCGCCACATCGAGGCCAGGCGCATCGCATTCACCGAGTACCGCGCCGCCCTACGGGAGGCTCAGTCGTGAAGCGCTCCGCCCCGTCGCCCCGGCTGCGATTGATCTCGATCGCCGAGGCTGCTGACCGGCTCGACGTATGCCCCCGCACCATCCGCCGCTACATTGCGGCTGGTCGCCTAACTGCATACCGTATCGGCCCACGCCTCATAAAGATCGACCCAAACGAACTGGAGCACCTGCTGGTGAACGTCACCGCCCGCTGATGTTCCGTCAGAACAGACAACTCTTGCGTTGCTCGTGTGACGAGGAGCCCACAGACGAGCCAGGCCGCGCAGCGCTGTAGGTAGGCAGGGTGTTAATCCCCACTACGGCAACGAATCCACGATCTGCATAGTCTCCACGGCGACCGTCGTCACCTTCTTGATGAGGTCCACGATGTAAGTTGGGTCATCGTGTTCGTCGCACCAGTCGTTCGGGTCATTGACGATGCCCGAATCCTTGTCGGTCTTGACCTGGTAGCGGTCGATGATCCAGCCCAACGCCGACCGTGATCCGAGCACGTAGCGCTCGGCGTCATCGGGGATGCCGGAAACGATGACCTGCGGGCTGTAGACGATGGTCGAATGGTCCGTCTTGGACTTCCATTTCATCTTCTGAACTCGCCACGTTTCACGGTCCTGCGGGTCCGCGCCGTTCTTGAGCTGCACGTCAAGCGCGTACGGCTCAGCATCCTCGTAGTCCGCGTGCAGGATCATGAGTTGTCTTCCGGCAAGCCTGAACTGCTCGAACTCATCCAGAGAATTAGGTGTCGGGATTCGTGGAAGCATCTTCTTCAGGTCGGCGACGTACTTGGTGCGGTAGCTCGGGGAATGCAGCAGACCATAGACGAACTCAAAGATGTTATCCTTGGTGATCTTCTCCTCGGCCAGCGTGTTTCGGTACAAGCTGAGGATGTTGTCGGTGATGTTGTCGATGCGGCGGTAGCCCCACTCATCGACCTCCGCGTTGCTGATCAAGATGTCGAGGGTGCCTTCCTCGGCTTCGAACTTCTCGTAGGTGTAACGAGGGAAGTACTGCCCTGTGTCCAAGGTGTGGAGGTTCGGAAGCAGCCGCGTGATGAATGGTGTGAACTCGAAATGTGAAGCGGGCGCTGTCAATACGATTCCAGTGTTCCTGTGGTGGGGCGTCGGAAACATGGTCGGGAGTTGATAGCGCCGCTCATTCAGCACCTTGTCGAAGTAGACGTGTTGCTTCTCAAATGGTCGATAGGTGCCGGTCCTGACGGCTTCAGCGCTGTACTCAACAGCTCGCAAAGAGGCTAACTCGGACCGTAGGGTGCCGCTCCAGCTAATCTTGCTGGGGTCCGAACTGCCGAATCCTGCCGCTGCTTTCTTTCGATCCGATAGACTCGCCGCTTCGTGCTTGCTGGTGAACTCCTTCACGTGCTGGTTGTAGAACGTGATCATTCGCTTTAGTTGGTTGTGTAGCGACTGAATTGAGTAGTTGTAAACCCATAGGTCGCGGTTGGTCTTCAAGCCGCCGGAGTGCACTTGGAACACACGGAGCGTCTTGGTGTCTTTGTCTCCAATCGCTGGATACGACCCATAGTTGTCGTCGCGATGGTTGATCCAGTCGCCGTGCTTGTTGGGGGTAATCGACTCCCACTCAACGGCTTCGATGTCGTCGGAATCAAGGATGCGCAGCTTGTCGTCGCGGGTCAGGTAGTCCCCGATGTCGCGGTAGTGAATGGCACGCGGTGTGGTTGAGGCTGGGTCTTTCACCCCGATGAAGATGGCGATCGTATTCTGCGATCCCGATCCAAATATCTTCCCTCCCTCCGCTTTCCAGTTGGAATCCTTCTGGTTGCCACGGAGGTTGTAAACGTAGATGTCTGAGTAGTCCGCTGCGAGGGTGAGGCGCATACCGTCCTGCGTGTTTCCGTCGATCCACCCGCCGTTGGAGACAAAGGCTACGACGCCGGTATCTCCAATACGGCTGGACGCCCACCGGAAGGCGCGGATGTAGGAGTCGTAGAGGCTGTTCTTGTTGGTCGCCGTTGACCTTTTGGCGTACGTGTTCTCGATGTGCTTATCGAGGGTGGGGTACTTGATGTTCGCGTTGTTGTCATTGGCACTGTCCTGACCCACTGAGTAGGGCGGGTTGGCAACGATGACATTGATTTTCGTGGCGAGCTGTTTGGTGATGCGTTCATTGTTCTGCGGGAACATCTCAGCGTCGAAGGTGTCGTCGGACTCGCTGATTTGGAATGTGTCCGCGAGAACGATGCCGGGGAAAGGTTCGTATTCGTCAGCCTCGGTCTTGCCTGCCAGGGCGTGGTAGGTGGATTCGATGTTGACCGCTGCGACGTAGTAGGCGAGCAGCATGATTTCGTTGGCGTGCAGCTCGCCTGCGTATTTGCG
This window encodes:
- a CDS encoding replication initiator, which gives rise to MTTRSGAGNPAVVLPGIPATIDPRPIIVQMLRRASSMGFEAWWQRAQSVGYCAHPIQLVGTDHYGREKIVWARCNNRRASVCPSCSDLYARDTWHLVHAGCAGGHHDIPATVSSHPQVFATLTAPSFGPVHASTASLCRDHRRVGEFRRCPHGKPLWCSKIHDHGDKAVGQPLCVHCYDYLGHVLFTWHLPELWRRLTITLRRNLAKYLKNQGISPSSVKVSFVKVVEMQARAIPHIHALIRLDPTDPETVTVGDHKARGHAATRGGGEHRHDTGHLWESPVTAAELAALIQQSARTATLDIPDPRADNDAEAPTVNVRFGTQIDTQPITSEGAVDQHDSPENSIATGRLSPRRVAGYLAKYVTKSLQELGISARRLSGEAISDLDVTDHVRTILTTIEHLAGRACDLGIESLTGIGRWLHTLGYRGHITTKSRRYSTTLGELRARRATWTRQRNVSVRQELGYVESVDSQNDWGVCWEFDRAGYTSLGDRALVISAAYRHIEARRIAFTEYRAALREAQS
- a CDS encoding helix-turn-helix domain-containing protein; its protein translation is MKRSAPSPRLRLISIAEAADRLDVCPRTIRRYIAAGRLTAYRIGPRLIKIDPNELEHLLVNVTAR